ACTTATGCCAGTGCCAACATCCAACCCCTGGCTGGGGCGTCTTTAGCCTTCATTTGTGACCCGCTTCGCTTGCCTGGCATTATCACTCTACCAAGCATCAATTTTATCACTTTGAGAAGGACATGTTAGAGTCATCGTTATCGTCCTCCCCGGAGGACATTCTATTGGAAACAACACAGGCCTTTTGCCATCTGCAAATCAATCCTGATGGAGGTTTACTCAGTGTAAACAGGTCACACTGGTAATAGCGCTCTAAAGGGAGTAAAACCATGAAATCATTTGCCACAGACGACTCACCATACTCCAACAAGTGGTCGGCCTTTAATTAAACGTCACTGGGCCAGCCCACATGAGCTTAAAATCCTCACAGTACTGGAGCCCCTGCCTACTTCTGCTTCGACTTTGATGACTCCAGCGCCTTTGCCGAGACATTGCAAGAGATAGACAAGCACAGACACGAAGCAGCCGAACATTTTGTCAGGAAGTACGCCATCGCATCGAAGCCGAAATCCCCAATGCCTTAGCTCACTATGAAATTAGAGAGGGACTGCCTCGCACTGAAATAATCAACAGTGCTGTGGACTGGATGGCTGATGCCATCATGCTCGGTGCCCACGGCAAAGATGTCTGCCCTCACAACTTGCTCGGCAGTGTCTCGCGTGCCATTGTCAATCACGCTCCTTGCTCTGTGGAGATAATTCGTCCACGCGAATCGCACAAGTGGCACCCCACGGACAAACACACAGCCGCTAGCACAACATAGTGACTAGTACAGCCTAGCGACTAGTACAGCCTAGTCACTTTGAGTTTTTGCCGCGGCGACTTTGAATTTCTTTTTGAATCGCTTTCTCGTCTTCAGTAATGAAGTCATAGTCACTGAGGCCTGAATTAATTTGTTGCTCGTATTTTTTTGCTTCGGCGTTTTTTGACTGCTGCTGCAAACATCGAATAAGCCCCTGCAACACAAGCTTATGGTCAGGACTAGTATTGGCTCCTGGGAGAGCTAACCAGGTCTTGCACTCCTTCTCGGCAAGACTCCAGGCACCGCGGTCCATACTACAATCAATCAGTGACATAGACATAGCGCGCAAGGCTGCAGAGTCAAGATTGCCAGACTTTTTGAGAGACTTACGGGCAGACTCAATAGTCTGGATACAGCCCTCATAGTCTGCCGCCCAAGTTTGAGCATCAGCCATGGTGGCGGCAGCCTGACCAAGTCCCTTTTTTGCTGTCAGATCACTGAAGAGCTTATTGTAAGTCTCAGGCTTGCCATCTCGCTTTTTGACAACGGCTATGCGTGCTACAAACTTATCACGCTTATGGTCAGTGAAGTGCATATAGGGAGCAATATTTTCCATAAATTGCCAGGCACTATGGTTATCACCATAACTCAAAAACACTCGAGTCTCAGCGCAGAGTCTATCTACACCAACGTATTTGGGTAAGCAATTACAGTACAAACGCTCAAGCATAGACAATTGCCTTTTGCGCTGAGCAAATGTGCCCTGACCCCCTTGAGCCCTCATGTCTAATTCTTCAGCAAGTGCCGTCAGCGAATACAATAGCCGGTCAGTTGCGGCATGCTGTCCGCCAATCTGCCGCATTTGATTGACCAGTAAATTAAGGTCGAGGCTCGCCTGATCATCACGCTTAAGTTTGACAAGCTGCAATATTACTAGAGTCTGCAAATCTGCTTTATTAATCAAATCACCGGCAGGTACTGCCTTTAATGCCAGACGATAATGAGCCAGAGCTTCTTCGCCACGCTTATCAATGTCGCATTTATCACCCAGTGACCGCTCCGACTCCCAAATAGCAGCGGCATAGACCTGAGCAATAAATACACAAGGAAAAATAGCGACCCAAACAAAATACAATGCAAAGCCAAGGCAACAGCATACTGACAGTCTAGCGGCATTGTGTTTTAAACTTAAGGGCAAACTATTACTCCAAGACGACTAGCAATCATTCAATTTATTCATTCATCAACTCATTCAATCCATTCATCAACTCATTCAATCATCAAGTCATTCATTCATCAATACATTCATCAATACATTCATCAATACATTCATCAACTCAATCTTCACTTCAGTGCCGACGCTTGAGCCTATCCTGTTCTATAGCCTTCTGCGCTTCTCTTTCTTCGTCCACCAAAAACTCAAATTGTTTGCTCTTACTTTGATTGTATAGTGAGGCTGCATTGGTGGTATCACTCTTATTTTGCTGCTGCAAGCAAACTGAGAGACTGCCCTTGACACTTTCTATTTGCTTCTCAGTAAAAGCCTTTTGTGGCAGCGCTAACCACTTGCGGCAAAGCTGCTCACCAAGTGGATAATAACCTCTATCGAGAGCGTTAGTGATTTCGACCTGGTATAACCGGCTTTGAACATCAGCATCTAGTTTTTTAGCTTTAGCCAACCGCCCACGAGCTTGCTATCGTAATCGGGACACCGCTATAATCACAAGCCCAAGTCTGAAGCTCGGCAGTGCGCAGGCACTTGTGGCGATATCACTTCTAACACGCAGCTCACGGCTTAAACGATTAAAGTCTGCTGGTTTGCCGCCACTTTATTTAATACTGCTTTTCGCAGTTGTAATTTAAAACGATCATTGGCATCACCCCTTCATATGTACCCAGCCGCTCAAGACAGAGCAAAGCGGCAGGGCATCGGCACTACCCAGATAGCCACGTGCCAGATCGGTGCAGCGGTTATAATCAAGCTGCTGCGGCAAGCAATTTACGTCTAGATTTTCGGACATAACGAGCAATACTTTGCGCTCGGCAAAGAGACTTTTTCTCGATAGAGATGCAAATTAATCTCACGTAGTGAAGTTATCGCCAGAACCAAATCATCGTTTAGATGACCAAGCTTTTGCAGTTGCTGCACAGTAGATGTGGCAGCAAAAAGAGCCTTCACAGCCTCAGCCCAATCTCTTTGCGCAAATAATGAGTACTAATCTGAGCGAGTAGATAAGCGCGGTTAACAAAGTCAGTGGACGGCACACTCTGGCTAGAGCCAGACGATAGTGTTTAGTGCCTCATCATCCTGGTGGCTGCGCTCAAGCTTGTCAGCAATCTCACGCTCTGACTGCCAATCACTACCGGCCTGCGCCACAAGCGATGAGCTTAAAACAGTCGATAAAATCAGTAACTGGCTAAGCCAGCGCATACTAGACACCGCTATTGGTGGCAGAGACTGAGGTGACAATCTGCTGTGCACTATCTGTGACTTTCATCTGTGCGCTAACCGCGTCTGGCATAATTTGTCTGTTGGCGCGGCAATACAAATAACGTAAGATCGTCAAAACGCGGCTGACCAGCTTTGTCATAAAATACATCCTGGACCTTTGATCGACGACTTTGCCAGTGCCAGTCATTGTGCACAATACGGATGGTATCGCCCCGACGCTCAGCGTAAGCAATATGATTTGAGCCATCACGACCCAGCCCCTGACCGACAATAAAGCCGATTGGTCCTTCGGGAAACTGCTTGAGGTCAAGCTTGCCGTGTAACTCTTTGCTTATGAAAGCCCTTGCCAGGCAAGAGATCAACAAAGTCATTGACCTTGAGCTGGAACTCTTTGTTGGACATAAGTCCCATCTCGAGCAGCCACTGGCTTCTAGTAGTGGCACATTTGACGCGCTTATCAACCTTAAAGCCAGGCAAATGGGCGGCGTCATCCGGCACCTTTGTGCCCAGATTGGTATGACCTATCGAGTGCTCAACCACGCGTTTGAGGTGGTCGGCAGTAAAGTCCAGCGCATCAGGCTGCTTACCAGCCCCAGATGCATCTTGAGCAAGCTTCAACATTTCACGGCGCTCGGCAGCACTCGCTGGAGGCTTAAACAACTCGCTTTGCCAGCTATTTTGCGCATCATTATCAGCCCCAGCCGCATGGGCGTCCCGGGGTTTAATGTGCGGTTCGGCTGCGTTGTTTTTCATGTTCATATGAATCGGCTCCGCAAACTATATACCCGGTACTAGCAAAAAGTGGACCAAGTGCCACAGGCTGGCAAATAGGCGGGCGAGATGGGCGTGATATTCTTATACGAACACAGTCGTAGTCCCCCCACAGGGCTTACACATTTGCTAAGTGCGAGTGCCATGCTTCATAACAAAACAACTAAGCGATGGCTTGGTAGATTAGCAATACTTTTTATCTGCTTAAATCTTGAGGTGCCCAGTCAGGCAATGACCTTACCCGAGCTAAAACCACTAAAACCCTACGGCAGCATGCAAATGTGGTACTACCGCGTGGAGCGCAACTTTCGCTATCCTATTCCTACTGATTTTGAGTTTGCTTACATCGACAAAACTGGCAAAGTGGTTGTGACTGGACCGTTTTGCGTGGCAAACGACTTTAACAAGGGCGTCGCTGTGGTTAGTGTGGGCTCCGTCACAATGAGCCAGGGCAAATGGCTGTTGCCTGACCTTGACCCGCAACGTGGAGTCCCTGCACTCGTAGATGCTGTAAGCGGCAAAATAAATCAATGTCCAGGCAGGATTGGCAGTAAGTTTTACGATGACTTGGCACTTGTAATAGTGCCGGTAAATGACAGAAACAACAGAGACTGTTTTAAATTGATTGATAAAACAGGTAAGTTTTATAGTGATCAAATTTATAAAGACGTCAAAGACTATTCAGAAGGTTTGATGGCGTTCCACCCGGACTCAAACCACGAGCAATGGGGCTACAGGGACAAGAATGACAAAATTGTCATTGAGCCCAAGTTTTTTGCGGCAGAGCCCTTTAGCGAAGGTCTAGCGGCCGTAAGCGTGCAAACAATTCATTTTGGAGCCAAACCAAAGTCTCCTGAGTTTTATCACTGGTACCGCTACGCCTATATCGACAAAACTGGTGCCATTAAAATACCTGGACCATTTCTTGAGGCAAGACCTTTTACCAGCGGTCTAGCAGCTGTGATGCTTGACGGTAAATGGGTTATATCGATAAAACAGGCAAGTCTATAGTCCCGTGCCAGTATGATTGGGCTGGTGATTTTACAGGCGATTTAGCACCAGTAGAAAAAACATGCTCGTCGGTTATATCGATAAATCAGGCAAACAAATCATCCCATTTAAATTTAAAGACGGTAGAGAATTTGCTGATGGTCTGGCTCCAGCCACTCTAGATGCGAGACGGTGGGGTTATATCGACACAAGCGGTGTCTTTAAAATAGAGCCAGTTTTTCAAAGAGCATTTACTTTTAATAGTGGCCGAGCACTGGTATACATAGATACTCGCAAAGATCTCAAACCAACTGCCAAAGACGCTGATATGATGCTGCAATCGGCTATGAGAGCGCGAGATCACGTACAACTAAATGAATCCCGTGCAGTATGTCAGTCAATAATCAGCCTTGCACCAGACAGCGAAGCGGCGATACGAGCGCAGCGCTTCCTCAAGACATCACTGCCTGATCACGACATCTCAGAAGAGGTGCATGCACTCTACATGAATGGCATGATGAAGGCACAGATGCGAGACTTTGCCGCAGCAGAAAAACTCTATGATAAATCCTTATCTCAAGATCCAAAGTTCTTTTTTTGGCGCATGGAGCTAAAGCCTATCTTAATTTGGAGCAAAAGAAATACGAAGAAGCTGAAAAGACGCTGAAAGAAGGTTTTAAAATAAATCCAGATTACGCCCGTGGACTGTGGCGACTATCGCTAGTTTACAAAGCTCAGGGCAAAACTGATTTAGCAAAAGAAACACTAGCCAAAGCCAAAGCACTGGATCCAGAGGACCCGTTCTTCACTGACGACTGAATCACGCAAGAAAATAGTCACACAAGAGGCTAACCAATCAACTTGCGAGTCAATCCCACCAAAAACTCTGCGTCTTGGTCTCACGCAAACGCCTGGCCATGGAGCGCATAGTGGCAGCGTTTCGATTCTCGTCTTCAGACAACTCCATCTCCGAACAAAAGAAAAATATCTCAGAACATAGTTCGCTCAAATCATCTGGTAGATTTTTGAAGCGAATCTTCAAACTGTCACCGTTGGCTTCAAGTACAGTGACACCATATTTGCTATCCCAGTACTTTAACTTGGCAATAACATCATCATTATCGATAGATGAATTAATACCATTTGTACCGGCAGCTTTAACCAGCTCAAATCCAGTGCTACCTTTAGGTGCCTTCATCACAGTGGCTATACGAATTGTGCTAGTGGCAGTATATCGAGCTGGAGTATCCAGCTGCCAGCGCCGATCACCAAGTTTTTTAACAGTCGTGCCAGGCTCAAGGCGCATCACACCGGATCCAAAACCACCCATCATTGGACGAATAAACATCTTTGAAATTGAGTTTGCATCCTTTGGATCCATGGTGATCTGCTTTTGGGCATCATGCAAATCCATCATCTGCTTGGCCATCGCATCCAGCCCCGTTGAATCAGTACCAATTAAAAATGGTGTTGCCTGACAAATAAGATTCTTAACTATCTGCGGATCTTTATAGTCAGAATCTAGGACTGGGTGGATGCCAATGTACTTTGCAGCATTTTGTTGAGCCAAATGCATCAACTCTGGCTGACAGCCAGCGTCAGTCAAAAACTTATCGGCATGTTGCTTACTTGCAAACTGTTTGGTCTCGAGATCAATTGAGGTATCATCGGTAATGCGATAGCCAAGTGGCTCTAGAGTTTGGCGGAGCTTATCAATACGAGGCTCACTGGAGTATTTATTTGCACCATTTTCTTTAAACCTGATACCAAGCTTTGCTTGAGGTTTGTACACTTCTGGATTTTTAGAGTCTTACCTGCCACTAGCTCTTTAACTTTAGCTATGGCAGCATCACAGGCCTCATCGCTCTCATAGACCTCTGGTCCCATATTCCAGATCAAGGCACCGCCATGCCCCTGAGCTTTCATGATCTGCTTAAGTTCCTGCTCAATCAAAGGACGCAAAGGTTCAATCACCTTGTTGAGTTTGACAAATCGTTTGTATTTTTCGTCTCCCAACTTCCGGCGCGCAACTTCCATAGGATCTGGCGGTGGTCCCGATGGTCTTTGGATCTTGCGTTGGACATATAAAGCCAGAGCCTGGTCTACAAGCTCAGCTAGCTCCGGATACTCATCTTTGATCTTTAAGTAATTGTCCTTATCAGCCTGTATCAATGGTGCACGGTCAAGCACCGAATGACGTTGAAATTCCGGCAAGTCATCATTATCGGTAAGATCATAAAACTGACAATCAAGTCGCTCTTTTAAAATCTCAAAAACCTGCTCGTCAAAGCCCAACTTAGCTGCCAGAGCGCGTTCACTTGCCGTCAGACTCATACTCTTACCTTGTGACAACTCTTTGTTACTCGTTTTATTTGCCGCCGCCGGGATCTTTTGCGCATCAACAGCTCTTACATCGGGGATAGCCAGGAGGCAAACTGCAATAAAAGCAGCAGAACAATCAAACAATAGATTTTTGTTGCGTAAATTGACAGAAATCAATGCAATATCTCTGAAAACCGAGGGCTTCTTATTTTAGCAAGCAACTATCGAATAGCTTGCAAATTAGATCACAGCGAGCAATTGTGCAAAAATAGCCCAATAAAAGATTACCAGTGAAACATTTTGGGTTAGTACTCGTATAGTCCAGCATCACCTGAGACCCGAGGTACATATGCACAAAATTACTACCTTTAGCGCCTGCTTGCTGCAGCCACTACCATGGGGCTCACTATCAATCACGCCCGTGCCGAAAGGGGTGCCTTTGCTCAGCTACTCGGTCGCCAGGGCGCCATGGGCAAAGCAAATGCTGGAGCAGTATACGAAGACTGGCATGACCAGGCACGCAACCGCGATATACCAGTGCGGCTGTATATCCCCAAAGAGGGCAACGGTCCCTTTCCTGTGGTGATTTTTTCGCATGGACTAGGCGGGAGTCGCGATGCAGCGCCCTATCTAGGCAAATTCTGGTCCCAAAAGGTCTATATCTGTATAGCCGTGCAGCATGCTAGCAGCGACACTGGCGTATGGCGTTCGTCCATCACCGAGGGCAAAGCTGTGATGATGCAAAAGATGAAAGCAGCAGCTAACGGTCAAAACTTAATTGACCGCGCGGGCGACATCAAATTTGTCATAGATGAAATGGCAAGGCGCAATCAATCAGATCCATTGCTCAAAAGCAAAATGGACTTAAGCAAAATAGCTGTCTCAGGTCATTCATTTGGTGCCGGCACATCGCTTGCTATTGCCGGTCAAAACTTCCCTTCTGGGCAAAAGGGTAAAGACAGCCGAGTCAAAGCCGCTATCTATCTGTGTCCGCCAGTAATGGGTGGCAAAATAGCACCAGACAAAACATACGGCAAAATCGACATACCGGGGATGCTAATCACTGGTACCAAAGATGTCAGCGCCATAGCAGAGACTAAAGCCGAAGACAGACGTATCCCGTTTGACGGTATGAAAGCGCCCAATCAATACCTCATCAATTTTGAAGGCGCTGATCACGGTGTGTTTGGTGGCAGACTCTATCGACCCAGCAATCAAGGCGACCAACAGACACAACAAATGGTCGATGAAATCACGACTAAATTTCTCGATGCCACTCTCAAAGGCGACGCTCAGGCAAAACAATGGCTAAACTCAAAACGGCATGACTAGCTATCTGGGTAAGGCAGCAAATGTTGAGAGGAAGTAAAATTGCGCGGTGTGATAAGGATTCGAAAGAACTGTCCAACGCGTAAATAATTGGGTGCGTTTTTCATTGATTGCAAAGGGGGCTGAGAGATTTCAGGACTCTTTGCTTTTAACGCAGAGTTGAAATTTTCAATTTTTGAACTTTTTGGCGGCGCCCGTCGTAGTACCTCTTATATCGCAGTGGTTATTGCGAAAAAACAGCTGTATTTCTCAAATAATCCCCATAAAGGAGGTAAGCTATGCCAGCCAGAGCACGACGCCCTTTACCATTTTTAAGGTTTCTCAACGGGCTCTGCAAGGATACATTTTTACAAGTCGCGATTTGATTCCGTTTGCTCGCGCACAACGATTGATAGCGCTTTGTCGAGACTCGTAAAGGGTGGAATCTCCCGAGCGCTTAGCTCGTGAGTGTCTTTAGATTTTTTCTCCATCCAATCGAAAGGTCTCTGATAGGCAACTGGCTGCGGTAAAACGAAGAGCATTTGGTCGCAAAATCGCCACAGTAGCTAACAGCTGTTAGTCGAAATTGCATCGAAAGATTGAATGATACGGGAAGGAGAAACTTAAGCCATCTGATGTCACATTGGTGTCAGATGGTAGAACAAGCTCGTTTTTAAATCATCAGGATCGCACTCCTATAAATTGTAAGAGTGTTGCAATGCGTATCAAGGGTCTAGGCAGGCCTGCCGGACGAGCGCTGTGATCTCTGGCTCTTAGGAAATGCAGTCATGTGTAGCAATGATGTAATAACAGCATGGCGAAAATTGCCCTAGGAGAAGTAGCAAAAAGTACCATCACTCAAGAGATTGTTGCCTGATTGGTTAGTTCGGCTTTTGCCACCAACTCCGACTCATGTACTTGAGCAGCTGATGATCAAAGCAGTCAAAAGGATTTTATTCAAGCCCCTGCCTCAGCTCACCGAGTGGGGATGACGGTGTGGGACGAGTTGGAGGAAAAGGCATTGAGGCTCAGGCAAGCAAAAGAAATTAATGACTGGCTTGATGAAATCGAAAACGGAGATATTGAGTTTCCATAAAGACTTGGAGAAAACCGAAATACTGACTAAACGACTCTGGTCCGTGCTCGTTTAAAGCATTTAAAACACTCTTAAAACCAAAGACTTCTTACCCAATTAACGTCTTGACTCAATGTCATCCAAAGGTACATTGTTACCCGGTAGTGATTGAGACGGTCGCCCTGCCAGTAGTCGCTCATCGGTATGAGATAGGTGAGGTCATCTTTGTTGCCCAGGCGCCCCAGCCAGATAAAGGCACTGGCTTTGTATTTAGCTTTTTTGATCCTTTGCAATCTTTCGATCGTTGGTAGTGCCTCTGCACCATATATAGTGCAAAGAACATCGATAGACCAGGCCCGGTTATCACCATCAATCGGTGCTGCTGCTACAAGTTTATCTTACTGACTTGCGACCCAGACTAATAAGGGCACTAGCGGCGCAATCTGATAGATGGTAGTTGACACTACCCAGAGCTGCAACAAGCACGCTCGATGCCGCTCCATCCCCAATGCGACCAAGTCTCTCTGCCACCCAGGGCAGCACATCAGGCAGTAACTCGGACTTTGACTGCATCAGATTACTCAAATACTGGCACTGCTCTTTTTTATCACTGACGCCCTGTAATTTTGCTAGCTTGTCCCAAATAAATTTAAAGTCCGGCTTGCTAGCCACAAGCTCAGTACAACGCTTAGAGTCCGCCTCAGTGCCAATAAACACCAGCTCCACTAAAGTGGTAGTCCTGGACTCCTGATCTTTGACCAGAGCGCCACCACTCTGGACCAGACTCAATAAATGCTGCGCTACTTTTGCCCGCGCGGCAGGACCCAGATCAATCACAGCCATGGTGGCTAAACGATTGGCTTTTGCTTGCATCACATCGCGTCTATCCAATAGCAATATGGAGATCGTCCAGACAAGCAGGGTCGCGCAATTTGAGCATGATCTCAGCAGACTCTGCAGACTCCAGATAATTACCTGATTTAGCATCTTTATAAATTTGGGGTGCTATAGCCTGCCAAATTCGTTTTTTGTCCTGAGCTGAGGCTGCTACCAAAAGCTTTTGCGCTGCTGCACGCTGAGTGTAAGCTGTCACATCTTTAGACTCCCCGGCATTTGCATGCTCCAGAGCGGCAAAGTATTGCTCCCGCGCGGCAGCAGTCTGACCCGCCTTACTAAAGGTCTCTGCCTTTTGAAAAGCAGTCTGAGTGCTGGCGGCAGAACCATTAGAAGAACTGGTTGCAGAACCGGCTGAAGAACCGGAAGCAACACCAGCAGCATGAAGCTTTTGCAAAGCAGCTTTGACGTCAGGACGTTTGCTCCAGCTGTAGCTCAGCTTATTTTGCGCTTCGCTCTTAATAAACTTGTCTTTTGATTGCAGAGCATCGAGGAGTAAAGGTACCGCGCGCGCATCCCTTGTATCAGCCATCCAGGTTAAGAGCTTGAGCTGCTCGTCAGGTGCGACCTTAGGATAGAGATTTTTGACTATCTCAAAAAGTTTGGGATCGCGCATGGTGGGCAAAGCGCCATAAAAATTCTCTTCAAAAATACTGGCAAGGTCCAGATGCTTTGCCTCAGGACAGCCGTTAGATGGGTCGACAAACAATCCGCTTAACTTGGTAAAGCGAGCATGCTCGTCTCCTATCGCATGGACTTTGACGAGGCAGCGCAATGCAGCAAGGTTTTGGTCACCAGA
The sequence above is drawn from the Candidatus Obscuribacter sp. genome and encodes:
- a CDS encoding universal stress protein → MARDRQAQTRSSRTFCQEVRHRIEAEIPNALAHYEIREGLPRTEIINSAVDWMADAIMLGAHGKDVCPHNLLGSVSRAIVNHAPCSVEIIRPRESHKWHPTDKHTAASTT
- a CDS encoding WG repeat-containing protein — protein: MTLPELKPLKPYGSMQMWYYRVERNFRYPIPTDFEFAYIDKTGKVVVTGPFCVANDFNKGVAVVSVGSVTMSQGKWLLPDLDPQRGVPALVDAVSGKINQCPGRIGSKFYDDLALVIVPVNDRNNRDCFKLIDKTGKFYSDQIYKDVKDYSEGLMAFHPDSNHEQWGYRDKNDKIVIEPKFFAAEPFSEGLAAVSVQTIHFGAKPKSPEFYHWYRYAYIDKTGAIKIPGPFLEARPFTSGLAAVMLDGKWVISIKQASL
- a CDS encoding WG repeat-containing protein, whose protein sequence is MLVGYIDKSGKQIIPFKFKDGREFADGLAPATLDARRWGYIDTSGVFKIEPVFQRAFTFNSGRALVYIDTRKDLKPTAKDADMMLQSAMRARDHVQLNESRAVCQSIISLAPDSEAAIRAQRFLKTSLPDHDISEEVHALYMNGMMKAQMRDFAAAEKLYDKSLSQDPKFFFWRMELKPILIWSKRNTKKLKRR
- a CDS encoding tetratricopeptide repeat protein produces the protein MEQKKYEEAEKTLKEGFKINPDYARGLWRLSLVYKAQGKTDLAKETLAKAKALDPEDPFFTDD
- a CDS encoding DUF4253 domain-containing protein; this translates as MYKPQAKLGIRFKENGANKYSSEPRIDKLRQTLEPLGYRITDDTSIDLETKQFASKQHADKFLTDAGCQPELMHLAQQNAAKYIGIHPVLDSDYKDPQIVKNLICQATPFLIGTDSTGLDAMAKQMMDLHDAQKQITMDPKDANSISKMFIRPMMGGFGSGVMRLEPGTTVKKLGDRRWQLDTPARYTATSTIRIATVMKAPKGSTGFELVKAAGTNGINSSIDNDDVIAKLKYWDSKYGVTVLEANGDSLKIRFKNLPDDLSELCSEIFFFCSEMELSEDENRNAATMRSMARRLRETKTQSFWWD